In the Nitrospirota bacterium genome, GACAGATTCATAAGCAGGGATGCCTGCTGGGTTTAGCAGTCTGTTCATCTCGTCTACAGGCATTATGCCGGGCAGATCCCTTTTGTTATATTGTAGGACAAAGGGGGTATAATTTAAGTCCGTATCCAGTAATGATAAATCCTTTTTAAGGTTCTCCATACTCTCAATATTTGCATCCATCCTTGCAACCTGTGAGTCTGCAACAAAAATGACGCCATCCATGCCGTTTATTATGAGTCTTTTGCTCTCTTCATAAAAGGTCTTTGCCGGTATTGTGTAGAGATTAACCTTCAGGGTAAATCCACTTAGATTGCCTAAGTACAGCAATAGAAAATCAAAGAAAAGTGTACGTTCCTTCTCTGTGGTT is a window encoding:
- a CDS encoding gliding-motility protein MglA, with product MPLIQYSTHEIECKVIYYGPGLCGKTENVRYIYNNTNPESRGQFASITTEKERTLFFDFLLLYLGNLSGFTLKVNLYTIPAKTFYEESKRLIINGMDGVIFVADSQVARMDANIESMENLKKDLSLLDTDLNYTPFVLQYNKRDLPGIMPVDEMNRLLNPAGIPAYESVAQKGEGVFESLRGVTDQVIVKLHNYLLT